In Candidatus Eremiobacterota bacterium, one genomic interval encodes:
- a CDS encoding alpha/beta hydrolase-fold protein has protein sequence MKICTILAVCMLSVSLLPIEVARAGDAPRVGWLSRKITAPGLEYHIFSSASAGEEVSYHIFFPPGYKSDQKKRFPVIFWLHGRGSFSGAMGVYGAGGGKGPAAMAEYYGEAMKSGKMPEALVVFPNGLGGGMWSDSLDGKTPVETIFIKELIPEIDKRFRTIGRREGRIIEGFSMGGYGAARLGFKYPGLFRAVSILGAGPLQREFTGAIGPSQSAEDRELVLQKIYGGSQDYFFRQSPWHIAEENKAKLQSAILIRQAIGALDTTLPANREFHEHLASLGITHTFEVVAGVKHDALALLKAMGDGNWKFYTQEH, from the coding sequence ATGAAGATCTGCACCATTCTTGCAGTGTGCATGCTTAGTGTTTCTCTACTGCCGATAGAGGTTGCCCGGGCCGGGGATGCTCCCAGGGTGGGCTGGCTGTCAAGAAAAATCACTGCACCCGGTCTTGAGTATCACATATTTTCCAGTGCATCGGCAGGCGAGGAGGTCAGTTACCACATCTTCTTTCCCCCGGGCTACAAATCGGATCAGAAAAAGAGGTTTCCGGTGATCTTCTGGCTCCATGGGAGGGGCTCCTTCAGCGGTGCCATGGGAGTTTACGGTGCCGGCGGCGGAAAGGGACCTGCCGCTATGGCCGAATATTACGGTGAGGCAATGAAATCGGGGAAGATGCCTGAAGCGCTGGTGGTATTCCCGAACGGTCTTGGAGGAGGGATGTGGAGTGATTCCCTCGACGGGAAGACGCCGGTGGAAACGATCTTCATCAAGGAGCTCATCCCGGAAATCGATAAAAGATTCCGGACCATAGGGAGGCGTGAAGGCCGGATTATCGAGGGATTCAGCATGGGTGGCTACGGCGCGGCAAGGCTCGGATTCAAGTATCCCGGTCTTTTTCGTGCCGTATCGATACTGGGCGCAGGGCCCCTGCAAAGGGAGTTCACAGGTGCGATCGGTCCTTCGCAGAGTGCAGAGGACCGGGAACTTGTCCTTCAAAAGATATATGGGGGAAGCCAGGATTATTTTTTCAGGCAGAGCCCCTGGCACATCGCCGAGGAAAACAAGGCAAAGCTCCAATCGGCCATCCTGATCCGCCAGGCCATAGGGGCGCTTGACACGACCCTGCCTGCCAACCGTGAATTTCATGAGCACCTCGCCAGCCTGGGAATCACCCATACCTTCGAGGTAGTGGCGGGAGTGAAGCACGATGCCCTTGCCCTGCTGAAGGCAATGGGCGATGGCAACTGGAAGTTTTATACTCAAGAGCATTAA